A stretch of DNA from Bradyrhizobium algeriense:
ATGCAATTTGTCCGGCCGCAACGCGCACGGAAATGGTCAAGCGGTGGTTTTCGATGCCTGGCGTTGAAGAACGCGTGACTGGCGCGATGCCCGCGGGCCGCATTGCAGAGCCGGACGAAGTCGCGAGGACCGTGCTCTTCCTGTCGAGCGAAGCTGCATCCTATGTTTCCGGCCATCCGTTTGTCATCGACGGCGGCTTCGTCGCTCAATAGCCGAACCGATCCGAGCGCGAAACAGGAAGCGTCGGTATCACGGGAAAGGAGAGGGGGAGTCCGTTGGCTAGGAATGCAAGAAACGGTTCGAACGTCCTCGTCCTCCGCCTTGAGCGGGTGTCGACAGTTCTGGATGACATGCTCGTTGTGACCGACGAGCGTGACGCCCTGCGAGCCCTCGATTGGCTCAATTTCGAGGATCGCGTGCACCGCCTTCTGCGATTGCATTATGGCGTCGGTGGCTATCGTCTTGTTCAAGCGGCTGACCAATCTGCCGCGCGCCAGAGCTTGGAGAAGTACTTTGCGGGAGATGTCAGAGCCATCGATGAAATCTCTGTCGAGACGGGCGGCACACCGTTTCAGCGAGAAGTCTGGTCGGCTCTGCGCAAGATCCCTGCCGGGAAGACGACAAGCTATGGATTGCTTGCCACCGAGATCGACCGCCCGAACGCCATTCGCGCCGTCGGC
This window harbors:
- the ogt gene encoding methylated-DNA--[protein]-cysteine S-methyltransferase, encoding MARNARNGSNVLVLRLERVSTVLDDMLVVTDERDALRALDWLNFEDRVHRLLRLHYGVGGYRLVQAADQSAARQSLEKYFAGDVRAIDEISVETGGTPFQREVWSALRKIPAGKTTSYGLLATEIDRPNAIRAVGMANGSNPVGIVVPCHRVIGKDSSLTGYGGGLERKRWLLEHEGVLLPTRSAAP